In Mesorhizobium sp. M9A.F.Ca.ET.002.03.1.2, the DNA window CATCTTGCACTGTGACTGTCCGAAAATCACCGGCTGAAGGGGATGGAATGGACACCAAAGTCGTTTAATTACAAAATCACGAAAGATTCTTGCGTGAAGCGCCGAAGGTATCCATGCCGCTCAAAGCCGATCTCGACGCCATCGACTGGAAGATCCTGCGCGAGCTTCAGCAGGACGGGCGCATGACCAATGTCGAGCTGTCCGGCCGCGTCGGCATTTCGGCGCCGCCATGCCTGCGCCGTGTCAGGCGGCTGGAAGAGATCGGCATCATCCGCGGCTACCGCGCCCTGCTCAATGCACCGGCGCTCGGCATGGACGTCGTCGCCTTCTGCCTCATCGGCCTGCATCACCAGGCCGACGCCGAGCTGAAAACCTTCGCCGAACGCACGCGCGGCTGGCCGATCGTGCGCGACGCCTGGATGGTGTCGGGCGAATCCGACTTTTTGCTGCATTGCGTTGCGAGCGACCTTGGCACCTTCCAGACCTTCGTCATCGAGGAGCTGGCCTCGGCGCCGAATGTCGATACGGTGCGCACCGCACTGACCATCCGCCGCGTCAAGGACGAAGGCCTGGTGGCTTTCAACGAAGTGAGAACCTGATTTAAGCCCTGCCGAGTTCGGCGATGGCGTCGCAGAGTTTTCTATGATCGTTGCCGGTCATCAGCTTGCGCGTCGCGAAGGCACCATCGCCGGCGATCCGATTGGATCTGCCGCGCACCAGCCAGCCCTCGCGCAGCCCGGCTCGCCGTCCAGCTTCCATGTCGTCGGCCTTGTCGCCGACGATGATCGATCGGCTGATATCCACGCCCAGCAGATCGCGGGCGCGCAGAAGCATGCCCGGGTTGGGCTTGCGCATCGGATGATCAGCTATCGCCAGATCCCCCGTCCCGCTCGAATGGTAGGCGCAGGCGAGCATCAGATCGATCCGGCAACCCTGCGCTTCGAGAAGCACCAGCAGCCGAGCATTGACTGCGGCGAAATCCGGCCAGCCGAAATAGCCGCGAGCTATGCCTGACTGGTTGGAGACTACGATCGTAGGAAGGCCGACACTGTTGGCCGTTCGGATCACCGGCAGCATCTCCGGCCTGAGCACAATGTCGGCCGGATCGCTGGGGTAGCCGGAATCGACATTGATGGTGCCGTCGCGATCGAGGAACAGCGCCGGCGTGCCAGCTGGAAAAACCGCGGTGCCGATCCGTTCGACCCACAAACCGAGCTCTTCGAGCGGATACCGCTTCGCGACAGCGTCCCTGTCAGCCATCGCAGAGGCGCGCTTCGACCATTTCGCACAGATGATGATAGAGGCACAGATGCCCTTGCTGGATGATCGGCGTCGAGGTCGACGGCACGTTGAGCAGGA includes these proteins:
- a CDS encoding HAD family hydrolase, coding for MADRDAVAKRYPLEELGLWVERIGTAVFPAGTPALFLDRDGTINVDSGYPSDPADIVLRPEMLPVIRTANSVGLPTIVVSNQSGIARGYFGWPDFAAVNARLLVLLEAQGCRIDLMLACAYHSSGTGDLAIADHPMRKPNPGMLLRARDLLGVDISRSIIVGDKADDMEAGRRAGLREGWLVRGRSNRIAGDGAFATRKLMTGNDHRKLCDAIAELGRA
- a CDS encoding Lrp/AsnC family transcriptional regulator encodes the protein MPLKADLDAIDWKILRELQQDGRMTNVELSGRVGISAPPCLRRVRRLEEIGIIRGYRALLNAPALGMDVVAFCLIGLHHQADAELKTFAERTRGWPIVRDAWMVSGESDFLLHCVASDLGTFQTFVIEELASAPNVDTVRTALTIRRVKDEGLVAFNEVRT